A single window of Haliotis asinina isolate JCU_RB_2024 chromosome 5, JCU_Hal_asi_v2, whole genome shotgun sequence DNA harbors:
- the LOC137284433 gene encoding achacin-like has product MKENLLERRCGSCRILTVIMLVILAVTIVLAATLIATLAQGSASTTITMGADEVPSDADCLDVAVIGGGIGGAYTGWRLRDRGLSISVFEYSDRVGGRLFTTDFPAAPGTYLDFGGMRFKSGAHPTLNRTATEIGLNIIPFKLGFGNPDETVWYSRGMHMRINDLQTNNVPYQLKDNEKKDPNTLLWDIFNNNVNFSSNTYPSLDELYSLTTSDGTPVYKVSLDNLLGSAASREAYHYISDQSGWEMAVGRMAAPHAAKVFIPFPGDTGPREGYKTIDGGMQKVPQTLMKMFLEESAKHKLHLNYQLLKIERRQSGGYNLRFRKTQTTDGITTQTQTGDKDVFVCARKVVLAAQKSCIQETDFPAFKTLDIVQTLDSLVGMTAGRIYLAYNTTWWKIGNPGITHTKSDLPNKQTYDWSTGTNNVSIIMASYHDGDMAHYWRELSQFGTPIPGSLPGVNAVTDVVKNRAEKYLSAIYNVSQSDIPEAVGGAMMLWDKYPFNYGWNLFKPGVDERKIREVIPKPSPPDDVYIVSNSWARDDLQGWAEGTLIAVDEVINKYFKEV; this is encoded by the exons TGGCCCAAGGTTCAGCATCTACCACTATCACCATGGGGGCGGACGAAG TTCCATCTGACGCCGACTGTCTTGATGTTGCTGTAATTGGCGGAGGCATCGGGGGCGCCTACACAGGCTGGAGGCTGAGGGACAGAGGCCTCTCTATCTCGGTGTTCGAGTACTCCGACCGGGTCGGGGGAAGACTCTTCACAACTGACTTCCCTGCAGCTCCAGGGACGTACCTTGACTTTGGTGGGATGAGGTTTAAGTCTGGAGCTCATCCAACGCTGAACAGAACAGCAACAGAGATTGGGTTGAACATCATCCCCTTTAAACTTGGATTTGGGAACCCGGATGAGACAGTGTGGTATAGTCGCGGAATGCACATGCGCATCAACGACCTGCAGACCAATAACGTTCCTTACCAACTCAAGGACAATGAAAAGAAGGACCCCAACACATTGTTGTG GGATATTTTCAACAACAACGTCAACTTCAGCAGCAACACGTACCCCAGTCTAGATGAACTGTACTCACTGACCACTTCAGATGGAACGCCGGTGTACAAAGTGTC ACTTGACAACCTCCTTGGGTCTGCAGCAAGCCGCGAAGCTTACCATTATATATCTGACCAGAGCGGGTGGGAAATGGCGGTCGGGAGAATGGCAGCGCCCCACGCTGCCAAGGTCTTTATTCCTTTCCCTGGGGATACAGGTCCTCGTGAAGGATACAAGACAATAGACGGAGGGATGCAGAAGGTGCCACAGACGCTCATGAAAATGTTCTTGGAGGAAAGCGCAAA ACACAAGCTCCACTTGAACTACCAGCTACTGAAAATAGAAAGAAGGCAATCTGGAGGGTACAACCTCAGATTCAGAAAGACCCAGACAACAGATGGAATCACGACTCAAACACAA ACTGGTGACAAagacgtgtttgtgtgtgccaGGAAGGTGGTGTTGGCGGCACAGAAAAGCTGTATACAGGAGACTGATTTTCCAGCGTTCAAAACTCTGGACATAGTGCAGACTCTAGACTCTCTGGTTGGAATGACGGCTGGAAGAATTTACCTAGCTTacaacaccacctggtggaaGATCGGCAACCCTGGCATCACTCATACCAAAAGTGATCTTCCCAACAAACAGACGTATGACTGGTCTACCGGCACCAACAACGTTTCCATCATCATGGCGTCCTACCATGACGGGGACATGGCCCACTACTGGCGAGAGTTGAGTCAGTTTGGGACACCGATCCCTGGTAGTCTCCCCGGAGTGAATGCTGTCACAGACGTCGTCAAGAACAGAGCAGAGAAGTATTTAAGTGCCATATACAACGTCAGCCAATCTGATATACCCGAAGCTGTTGGAGGTGCAATGATGTTGTGGGACAAATATCCGTTCAATTATGGGTGGAACCTATTCAAGCCTGGTGTTGACGAAAGAAAGATTCGCGAAGTAATACCCAAACCGTCCCCACCCGATGATGTGTACATCGTCAGCAACTCCTGGGCTCGTGATGATCTGCAGGGCTGGGCAGAAGGAACGTTGATAGCGGTCGATGAGGtcatcaataaatatttcaaagaagTGTAA